The DNA segment AACTGCATGGGCACATATGTACAAAAGCCCTCCACAACATCCTTATCCTTGCTCTGAATTAAAGACTATTTTATTTTAGTCATTGTTTTCATATTACATTATAAAGATATAGCTAGCAtgcttgcatattttttttagGGGCGCTTCTGTTAAATGAgtcatagacacctaattttaggtgcgtgttttattctttcaagtgATGCGCTATACAATGGAAAACATGGttcaccatgtggtatttgcctaggaccattaaataatatataattcaatttcttttctcatgcaacatgtttcggtttcatcaactgaagGATGGCTGTGGAGCCAtcggaagaaaaaaagaatcgTGAGCAAGGTTGCTAGGCCGCAAAACTTCCATCCCGTACTTCAGAATACTGTGCAATGACACAACAAATACccgatagtgtttttttttctctgaatctATGTCACGCTGATGCGCTAGCGATGGCGCAGACTTCAAGAGTGAGCATTTGCTCAAATTTTAAAATAGGATTAAAATATATTCTAGACCTCCCTTGAGTTTAATACTTGGCTCCAGTGGTCCTATTTGGTCCTCACATGCAAAGGAAACATAAGACAGCTTTGTAAAACCTTGTAATTTGGTATCTCTACCCCTTTAAAGGGAGTCTACTGTAGTAACAGTCAGCTGCCAATCCTAAGTTCTGTACTATATCGCTGTGAATTATTAGAATTTAGCTAACCAGCCTACTATAGTTATCACATTCACTATTTTCACACGTCTTCCGCTACTCGCACTACTACGTTTTGCAAAGCCATTTTTGATGAGAATGCAGTTTTGTTACATATCTGCAAAGAAACCATTTTTTGCAACCAAAATTACATTAACACAGTGATTCCAAGAGGCAGCTTTCTTTGTGGTGCTATTTCCCTTAGAAAATGCTTACACCTATAATTGATGCTTACAAATGCTTACAGATTTCACCTACAAAATGCTTACAGCTTTTTTTTATGCATGCAGTGTAATAAAAATGCTGTTAACCCTTTCCGACTCAGCGATTTGGAATCACAGACATATGCATGAGATGAGGAAGAAAACGCCAACTGTTTTTATGGCAAATCCAGCATTTATTTAGCtgtttatatatattaaaaataaaaaccgtAGGCAAATAATATTTTGTAAGAAGGGAGTGCGAAAACTGCTTGCACTCTGCTGCCACCATTGATGGATACCACTGCCTCCCTTCGGCCGTATGGAAAAAATAaattggctgcggcttagctcagctaaccctggttatgcaagcgaaagctttggtACCGCCCAGTTAAGCCTTGGTGTAACTGTGGTTAGCAACGAGCGAGGTGAAGGTACCGCTCTTCATTGGTTTCGGCTGCCTGTTTAGTGCATTTACGCTtcctatcgattgctaaatcccttaCACAGTTGGCAGTGTCGACCAGATGATCAGACTCGGCCTGATGCCTGCGAGTACCCACCTTTGAGGACGTTGGCTCCGGCTAACTTGCTTCGTCTGTAGCAAGACGCTGGATAGGGAGTGTGCAGCGGTCTGCAACGATGATAGCGCACATGGCTGCACCTGCTGCGAGgcacgtggtacgtcacgtggttacttaAGCAGCTCCGCTCCTGTTCAAGGTCATGTGTACAGACAACAGCGAAATGGGCGCAGCTaagctagtaaagctttcgatttaaAAAATGGTGTTTGTTTTAGAGGTGGACTAGCAGGTGACGTTATTCCTTCAAAGTAAATTCTTTCGTAAAAACAAGTTAACGAGAGCTACAAGGGTTCGCAGAGATCAGTGATTCCAAATGGAATGATTGGAAGGTGTAGGCCCTAAAGTAGAACGTGCCTTGCAGTTGTGTTTGAGTTCTGTAACAGTTTGTGTTGTCTAAATGTCGCCTTTTCTGACATTTCTGCACCTTATATATCAGGAGAAATGCTTTTTCCTCCAAAGCAGACATTCAGAACACGAGACCTTTAGAATGCAAGAGCTGCCCACCTCATGTGATGAGGTGTTGGACATTGATTCACCAGATGCTGACCAAGCAGTCAGATGCTGACCAAGCAGTCGTTGCATGAACCCGACAAAAACAAgcagaagaagatgatgatgatgatggattcttatggcgcaagggcatctatggccaaagagcgccatggaacaaggtatttttcaaattctcaaggtggggtcgaagacccatttcccaagcatttcaccctaaataagccgagcaccagaccaggggaaagcttgtacccattgtatcaccggtgggtacccggcggcactggggatcgaacaccgcagctcccgcatgcgaggcggatgctcaaccacttggccgcTGCGGTAACATGCAGAACATGAAAGCGATGAACCTGAATGCAATTTCTGCCCTCACATGAAAttgaaaactgcaatataatgaaAAACCAAGTGGTTGTGCAACGACTGCTCTAAAAATAAACGCCAAAAAACTCAACAGAAAAAAACCATTTTGACACAGCGTGGTAAATGCTTACTATGACAGAATTTTAAAAATAATGCATAATGCAAACTCCGACAACAGGAAGCACCAGCTTTGCCTCCCTGATATGGTGAAAAAAATTCTGCCATGATTCAATCTTTCAGAATTCCATTTTACCTGTGGTGAACTTCATAACCGTTAGAAAGTCCAGAGCAAAAGCCCGATGTATCCGCCGTAATGCCAAAAGAACTTCATGGCAAGATTACGTGTcgtctataaacagctcaaccacatcaaaacaaatgtgggagaaggttaGAAAGATGagtggcagctactccccattcacaatTCCCTTTCTCTCAGCCCCTGGTATACAGACAAAtatagaagaacaggcagatattttgggtgaatatttttgtACAGTCTCCAGCTCATCTCACTACACAGAATCATTCCTAAAATACAAAAGCACAACTGAAAAACAGACCGCCGACAAGTGGCGGTACAAATGAATCCTATAATAATTTACTTGCAGTTCAAAAATTCATCCAGTACTATCCGCCGGCAAGCAGACTGCACCTGGCCCTGACGAAATACATTATCAACTGCTAGCCCACCTTTTTAAACCTGCTGTAGAGGTACTTTTAATatctttttttaacaaagttgggTATCGGGGGGGAAAATACccaaagcctggaaaaaagctgtTATTGTTCCACTTTTGAAAACCGGAAAACCACCtgcccttcctagcagctataggcccatagcctTCACCAGCTGTCTAgtgaaatcctttgaaagtgatGTGAATATCAGATTAACCTTCGTGTTAGATGTCCgtgagcttctggatgtccaccaatgtggtttgaAAAAGCGTGCTCCACTGCCAACCACCTTGTTCgacttgaaaatactgttcgagaagctttcaTACGCAACACTGCCTTGCTGTCTCCTTCAatttagagaaagcatatgaaaaaacctggaggtttgggattcttcaggACCTGACTGAGCTTGACATCCACAGCCAGaagttgaactgccttaaagacttctGTCTAACCATTCATTTAATGTCTGCCTAGCTCAACCCGTTTgaggaattttattcaggaaaatggaatACCTCAAGGATGAATTTAAGCACAACACTCtctattttaaaaatgaattctataagAAAAATAATCTCTCCAGGTAcgagcttcccctggcctggtgctcagcttattcagggtgaaatgcttgggaaatgggtttttgaccccaccttgagcaaatgaaaatactttgtgccatggcgctcattggccatagatgcccttgcaccataaaaatacaccatcatcatcaacaggaAAATAACCTCAAAGTCCATTATGCATTAGGTCTATATAGCTCtcccccaaatgatcaggctaaacacatgctgttacattaggcgggagGCCCCGCCTGCTcattctggttttctcgcttcgtacatgtcgctcgaagttctgttgcccatggttccatatatgAAGCAGgtaggttagaataaatgggccacattctcctactgtccgaggtgaagccctgggctgcagcccccttagcgccaccccctccccccctaaTCCAGCGCTGAACACAACCACGTGAAACGTGGTTCCCCCACAAAGAAATTTTCAGGTCACACCCCCGAAGAGGTTGTATACATACATTTCAATCTTTTGGCGTGCATTCTCTTCTCGGAGCTACAAAACTACAAAATCAGCGCTTCAGGCATCACGAATTTCTACCCTTCCCACTTCCTTGTCGAGGGCAACGCGGTaattcaagagagagagagagaaaattttgTCAGGGAGATGGTGATATTCTTGGGTCACTTCAGCCGCTCCGGTTACCTCTTGCGTTCTTGCCGTGGCCCGGGACTGAACGTCCGGGTTcgggctggcgagaacagcttcccatttttcaagcgtgAAAGATGCCGGAGGCGGATCCTCCGTGGAAACTTATTCAATTGCAATGATCGAAGATTTCCTTTTCGTGGCTCCAAGAGGTTGACCACCGCTCCCTTGGCAAATCAAGAAAGCCTTGGTCTAACAGCGGCAGCGTGCTCAGTAGGATGCGCCGCGTTGAGAACTCGCTTGCACAGGGTAAGAAAAGTAAACAATTGCGATGCCCACCCTACAGCATGCTGCATGGAAGGCTGTAAAAGTATAGTATGCTAAAAACATCTTCTGGCTTCAATGCGGCAAACTGTTGCCCGAACACCCATTTCAGCACGAGGCACTTGCTGCCAGTGACATCATAAAAAGAAACGCGCTTAATTATTAACTAGCACGAAGTTCGAATAGGGAGCGCCGTTGTTTCTTTCGACGACAGTTTTAAAAACAGGGCCCACTCCGACGGCGCACAGCTTAACTATGTGCTGCCGCGATCTCAACGCTCATGCACATTTCCTCCAAGACTGTCCGAGGCGAGAGTTCAGCCAGGTTTGGCAAACCGTGCCTTCTTGTCCGATATCGGAGATCGTGGCAAATTTAATTTTCCTATGCCTATGAAATGACGCCCATGCAGCTAATATACTATACTGACATAATGTAGCGCGTcctctagtggagatcagtgatgAGTCTTTCTAGAGCTACAACTTTAATTCCATGAATTACGCGCTGCTGGTAACGCTTCGCTGTTTTCCATGAATATTCGCATGCCTAGCGAATAATCCCACAAATACCTGATTCGTACTGATTCAGTTTTCAACTATactattcatattcgattcggcAGCAAAACTACGTACACTATCCGTGTTCGATTCGCTATCgaaaaagtactatttgcacACACCTAAATTAATTTCCCACGCAGAGCGCTAGTGTGACCTCCAAGCGAAAAGCAGTCGTAGAGAACATTACTGCCTTCTGGATGCAAGTTCTTAAAGTTGACTGCCTTTAAATATAAGAAATGCTTTGCTTAGCTTCGTTCCTGATTATTGCTAGCTGAAGTTTCTGAACGTAACATCACATCGTGCATCAGAGCGTGGTTAACTGAAATAGGCGAACTGCTACGTAATAAATGAAATTCGCAAGTGAGAGTGCCATAGGGAAGTTGCGGCAAAGACGGGTACTTCATTTCCTTTTGCAAGTCAGAATTCTACCCCTGGCGCATGTAGCAGATGAGCTCGCGCGCGTCCCTCTCCGTGGGTCCATGGTCATGGTAGTGAAGTCATTGTGTACGCTCCGTCTCGCAGCTTGTTCACAGTAGTGGAAGCTGCGAGCACGAAGAAACGACTTGCAAACCTGCGTACTTGGCTTACGAGCGCGTGCGAGCAGCACACCTGTCGAAGCCGTCGCCTCGTGCTCGTAGTAGCTTCCACTCCGCTGCAAGTCCGAGTATCAACATCCACACAGCAGCACGTGCTCCTCCCTACACACCTCTATGACTTCTCGGGGGTAAGTTTCGGTCAACTAAGCAAACACTTCTGCACCCTACATGAATGATATCTGCACGAGCGGGCACGCTGGCGAGGCTGTACCTGTCTAACAGCTCATGCTTCACTCCAGCTTCAGACTCCTCCGCTCTTGCGAAATCAAAGAAGCTTTTATAGGACTGATCATTCGGTTGCGGCTGCACACAGCTTGATGAGCTTCCACACACGAGGAGGCGGTAACTTAAATGCAGATAAAAATCCTGCGTTAGCAGTAACGACTGCCGACAGTAAAGACAAACGCTCAAGGCAAGGCCAGCAAGGCGCAGCGCGAATCGCCGCTGCCTGCTAATAAAGGcatggaggaggaaaaaaaaaaacaacggtcgCACGCGTCGCGCCCTCTGGCGCCACGCTGGCGCGACGCGGTGAAACCCGGCGTAACTGGAACCAGCCGGCGGCCATGGCGCGCGCACACTTGCGGCGATGGCGCGCGCACACTTGCGCCCAGTGCAACCCGTCAGCGCCACAGACAAGATGCGTGCCGAGACAGCACAGCACTGTTCGCGAGGCATGGTGCTTACTTCTCAATGTGGTAGTACATGTAGCCACCCCTGTCACTGCGCTTGAGAACGCGCCGCTCGGCGAGTCAGTCGCTTCGTCGGCAGACTCCAGCTTGACGCGCTGTCGCCCCGCACCGCAATCGCCCGAGcgcgagcaagcagcagcactttTCCTCTCTCGTCTCTGCCGCCCTGCCCACCAAGCTAGCTGGGGTCCCCCTTTCCCACGCAACCTGGCCGTGCCCTTCCTGCCACATCCCCCTCGTCTCTTCTCATGGATACCCCCTCCCAGCCCTTCCGAAAGAGAcaaaggaggaggggggggggaggaggcaaAAAAGCGGATCCCGCTGCAAACCAATGACGCACCGCCGTGTGCTGAAGGCGAGCCCCTCGCGAAAGGCCGCGCGTAGAAGAAGCGAACAACGAAAAGACAGCAGCGAGAGAGGACGCGAAGCGAACGGGGAAGCAGAAAGACATCGAGGAggaaggaggcggaggaggaaaaaaaaacgaaatgaagaGGGAGGACAGAGGGAGTAGGGGGAGGACCGACACCACGGGAGAGATGAGGGCCTTCCGCTCGCCTCGCGCCCCTCGTTCTCGAGCTTCGTGTTGGTGATTTTCATCGAACTGATTTCCTGTGAGGCTACAGGTCCACCAAATGGCCACTGGGTCGTCGTCGAGCGGTGCGACACCGCTATGCGGCACCTACCCGAATGCATACTCTCCAAACCCGTTGCACGACGACTCCGAAATGGATTCCCGTGACACTTCCCCGCAGAACCAGGATCTTCTGTCCTCTTCGTCCGTGGAGAATGCGAGCTCACCTCTTGGCGGTGGTCCAGGCTGGCAGCACGCACTCAACAAGCGACGGGCAAAGAAGCTCCGCAGACAGGCCAGGCAAGCCCAGAATCCATCCACTCCGGACTCTTCTGCCTCCGTGGGTGGAAACCCGCCGAGCACGTCAGGACAGTCATCGAACGCAATCCGTCCACCGGGCACTCACCGTCCCAAGCTTCAACCCCTTCCAAAAAATGATATAAAAGTCGTCATCCGACCGACACGTGGGCTAGCGCTCAAGACCTACCCGACCCGTGTCATTTCGGCAGCGCTCGTTCATTCCTGCCGAGACCCgaccaaggtgaaaggcaaatacATACTCCGACCTCATGTCGGGTCCAAAATCCTCGTAATCAGCACCCTGCACGAAGAAACAGCGGCGGAGCTCTGTAAGATCACCCACCTCACCCTGGACAAGAGCCCCCACCCCGTGCGAGCGTACGTCCCTTTTCCAGCTACCACACTCCGAGGGGTCATTCACGGACTCGATCCCCAGGAGACACGCGACACCCTCGTGCCGGGGGTGCGCATCAGGGACAACCGTATCGAACTGTTAGACGCCAGAATTCTCGGCTCTTCAACGACAGCCCTTCTCACGCTCGAAGGAACCCAACTCCCCCGATCCGTATACTACGACGGCTGCGAATACCCGTGCTTCACGTACAGGCCAGCCAGGCAATTCTGCCATATATGCATGCAACCCGGACATTGCCCGGACGTCTGCCCGACACCAAAAGTTAGAGTCTGCCGCCTATGCGGGGCCCAGGACCCGCCCATAACACACCAGTGCCAACCCAAGTGCGGACTGTGCGCCTGCCAGCACGAGACGGGATCCCGGGAGTGCCTAAAACgtctaaaaccagccagaacaccacGACCCGCTACTAACAAAGGCGCCAAGAAGATGACTCACCAGTCCCGTAAAGACGCGGGACCCAGGATCTACAACAACAGATGGTTCTCATCGGACGACGAGGAGACTACAGGTTGTAACCAGAGCAGCAGCCGCTCACGGAGCCGTTCCAACTCCAGACCCCGGACGAAGACACCAGTCCCGCCCCCAGCCCTTCCGGCCGCGGACGAGGGAAAACGAAATAAGAAGACGCCACCGCAAGGCCAAAAGCAAGTGAGCTGGGCAGAGAAAGTGCAGGGACCTCCCGCTCCTTCAAACGACCCCCGTTTCGAATAGCTGCGGGCTACCATTGCGTCGCAAAGCGCCAAGATAACCGACCAAAACACGAAAATTAAGGTCCTAACGGGCAAATCAGAACAGGTCCTCAAACAgaaccaaacaaacaaaacaccttcgcacccacataAAGACTCAGAGCCACCCCTCGCAAAACCGACAGAATCCGTAACCGTCCAAATGATCCGCGACACTGAAGAACGGATAATGAACTCTCTGCAGGTCTCAATGTCCACACTTCTCCAAACACTAACAGAGAAAATAGAAACCATTCACCATACACTCGCGCGACATGAGACTATTCTCAATCAGCACACAACTGCCATCCAGGCGCTTCAAACTCAATACCGTAAACGAGCCTCGTCGGACGAACATGGCCAGGGCCCCTCGCAGTTACGCAGTCGCACCAGCTCAGTCAGCAGCGATGCGGGTCGCACGTCATTCCGACACGTCCAAGATGGCCACGCACCCTAAAAGCAGCCAAAATGCAGAACACatagaaatttggcagtggaattgtagaggttaCAAGCGCAAAGCGGGTCTTCTCAAACAGTTCATTGCCACCACTCCAATCCGTCCAGACATTATCTGCCTGCAGGAAGTGGGAGCCGATAAGGCCCCGACGCTGGCGGGATACTGTACGATTAGTCAGCCCCTGATGCCATCGGTTGCCATCCTAGTGGCAAAAGATGTAACTGTGGTCGAGCACGCCCTGCCAGTACCGGACGCCGAACACTTGACGGTCGAGATTGTGCCCAACAAGCGCGGCCGAGCAAGCACCTTTGTCATAAACGTCTACATGCCCCCCAAGCCTAGGAAAGGGGACTTTACAGACCTACTATTGGCTGCCTCTCACAAAGCGCAGTGTAATCAGTTCGTG comes from the Amblyomma americanum isolate KBUSLIRL-KWMA chromosome 1, ASM5285725v1, whole genome shotgun sequence genome and includes:
- the LOC144114318 gene encoding uncharacterized protein LOC144114318, translating into MATGSSSSGATPLCGTYPNAYSPNPLHDDSEMDSRDTSPQNQDLLSSSSVENASSPLGGGPGWQHALNKRRAKKLRRQARQAQNPSTPDSSASVGGNPPSTSGQSSNAIRPPGTHRPKLQPLPKNDIKVVIRPTRGLALKTYPTRVISAALVHSCRDPTKVKGKYILRPHVGSKILVISTLHEETAAELCKITHLTLDKSPHPVRAYVPFPATTLRGVIHGLDPQETRDTLVPGVRIRDNRIELLDARILGSSTTALLTLEGTQLPRSVYYDGCEYPCFTYRPARQFCHICMQPGHCPDVCPTPKVRVCRLCGAQDPPITHQCQPKCGLCACQHETGSRECLKRLKPARTPRPATNKGAKKMTHQSRKDAGPRIYNNRWFSSDDEETTGCNQSSSRSRSRSNSRPRTKTPVPPPALPAADEGKRNKKTPPQGQKQVSWAEKVQGPPAPSNDPRFE